From a region of the Vagococcus coleopterorum genome:
- a CDS encoding thioesterase family protein, whose amino-acid sequence MTFQKKYKPEEKHTAENMGSGTLAVLATPAVIAFVENACQDSVAGRLEEGQATVGVDIQLAHLKASTINETVVVNVLSIEQTKSIVEFSFEAVVSENVIATGTHKRAIVDVERFLSKINLK is encoded by the coding sequence ATGACGTTCCAAAAAAAATACAAACCTGAAGAAAAACACACTGCAGAAAATATGGGATCAGGTACACTGGCTGTCCTTGCAACACCAGCAGTCATCGCCTTTGTTGAAAATGCCTGTCAAGATTCTGTGGCAGGTAGATTAGAAGAAGGTCAAGCAACAGTTGGCGTAGATATTCAATTAGCCCATTTGAAAGCTTCAACTATCAATGAAACCGTAGTGGTCAATGTTTTATCAATTGAACAAACTAAAAGTATAGTCGAGTTTTCATTTGAAGCTGTTGTTTCAGAAAACGTCATTGCAACTGGGACACACAAGCGTGCAATTGTTGATGTAGAGCGTTTTTTATCGAAAATCAATTTAAAATAA
- a CDS encoding ABC-F family ATP-binding cassette domain-containing protein, which translates to MKELRVTDLTKTYGEKTLFNQLSFTVRTGDKIGLIGVNGTGKTSLLNILADQDGGDEGVFKRPQDYHVGYLSQATEFSAELTVAEAVFQGDSPLLRAVRNYEMALFNLATDGSSTEFQAAYAKAEEWMNKEDAWTADTNAKTILMQLGISDLHQTIGSLSGGQKKRVGLAQILIQEPDLLLLDEPTNHLDYQAIEWLESYLAHYHGSLVLVTHDRYFLDRVTNRIFELSFGNLHEYKGNYQSYLEAKAEREEVARAQEHKRHQLYRQELAWMRAGVKARGTKQEARKERFHDLKDNLKQVKEDGSVDMSLGSQRLGKKVLEIKNGDYTIADEKVIIKDFDLLVQGSDRIGITGKNGAGKSTLLNILAGRTPLDNGLYEIGETVNLAYYTQENEDMDPNKRMIQYLQEVAEEVKQADGSSASIADMLERFLFPRSSHGTIIGKLSGGEKRRLFLLKLLIAQPNVLLLDEPTNDLDIDTLTVLEDYISQFNGAVIAVSHDRYFLDKVAQKLLVFQGEGEVTNFYGNMSEYLEFNKEKEMVIEQPKAITEVIEDTPKEKTKLSYHEKREWDSIESEIEELENKIETLTEDMNHQGSDFTKLQDLQKEIESCEQDLENKLSRWEYLSEFA; encoded by the coding sequence ATGAAGGAACTTAGAGTGACGGATTTAACAAAAACATATGGTGAGAAAACCTTGTTTAATCAACTTTCTTTTACTGTTAGAACAGGTGATAAAATTGGTTTGATCGGTGTTAACGGAACGGGTAAAACAAGTTTATTAAATATTTTGGCTGATCAAGACGGTGGTGACGAAGGCGTATTTAAACGTCCTCAAGATTATCACGTTGGTTATTTATCACAGGCTACGGAATTCTCGGCAGAATTAACAGTTGCGGAAGCTGTTTTCCAAGGCGATTCTCCTTTATTAAGAGCTGTTAGAAATTATGAAATGGCTTTATTCAATTTAGCGACAGATGGCAGCTCAACTGAGTTCCAAGCGGCTTATGCTAAAGCAGAAGAGTGGATGAACAAAGAAGATGCTTGGACAGCTGACACCAACGCTAAAACAATTTTAATGCAATTAGGAATCAGTGACTTGCATCAAACAATCGGTTCATTATCTGGTGGACAGAAAAAACGTGTGGGATTAGCTCAGATTTTGATTCAAGAGCCTGACTTATTACTACTAGATGAACCAACTAACCATTTAGACTATCAAGCAATTGAATGGTTAGAGTCTTATTTAGCACACTACCACGGTTCTTTAGTCTTGGTAACTCACGATCGTTATTTCTTAGACCGTGTGACTAACCGGATTTTTGAATTATCATTTGGTAATTTACATGAATACAAAGGTAATTATCAGTCTTATTTAGAAGCCAAAGCTGAAAGAGAAGAAGTGGCACGTGCTCAAGAACACAAACGTCATCAGCTGTATAGACAAGAACTAGCATGGATGCGGGCAGGAGTTAAAGCGCGTGGGACAAAGCAAGAAGCGCGTAAAGAGCGATTCCACGACTTGAAAGATAACCTAAAACAAGTCAAAGAAGACGGCTCTGTTGACATGTCGTTAGGCAGTCAACGACTAGGTAAAAAAGTTTTAGAAATAAAAAATGGTGATTATACCATTGCTGATGAAAAAGTGATTATTAAAGATTTCGATTTACTTGTGCAAGGTAGCGATCGAATTGGCATTACCGGAAAAAATGGTGCTGGGAAATCAACATTATTAAATATCTTAGCAGGTCGTACACCATTGGATAATGGCTTATACGAAATTGGTGAAACTGTCAATTTAGCTTATTATACGCAAGAAAATGAAGATATGGATCCGAATAAACGAATGATTCAATATTTACAAGAGGTAGCTGAGGAAGTCAAACAAGCTGATGGTTCTAGTGCCAGTATTGCTGATATGCTAGAGCGTTTCTTGTTTCCGCGGTCAAGCCACGGAACAATTATTGGTAAGTTATCCGGTGGTGAAAAAAGACGTTTATTCTTGTTAAAACTATTAATTGCACAGCCCAATGTATTGCTTTTAGATGAACCAACTAATGATTTAGATATCGATACTTTAACTGTTTTGGAAGATTACATTAGTCAGTTTAACGGGGCGGTCATTGCTGTCAGTCATGACCGGTACTTTTTAGATAAAGTTGCACAAAAGCTATTGGTTTTCCAAGGTGAAGGCGAAGTAACGAATTTTTACGGCAATATGTCAGAGTACTTAGAGTTCAACAAAGAAAAAGAAATGGTAATAGAACAACCGAAAGCTATTACGGAAGTTATTGAAGATACTCCTAAAGAAAAAACAAAGTTGTCCTATCATGAAAAAAGAGAATGGGATAGCATTGAAAGTGAAATTGAAGAGTTAGAAAATAAAATTGAAACATTGACAGAAGATATGAATCATCAAGGTAGTGATTTTACAAAATTACAAGATTTGCAAAAAGAAATTGAATCTTGTGAACAAGACCTAGAAAATAAACTTTCTCGTTGGGAATACTTAAGTGAGTTTGCATAA
- a CDS encoding thymidylate synthase, which produces MEKSYLELGEKILATGAVKTDRTGTGTQSIFGHQMRFDLSKGFPLLTTKRVPFGLIKSELLWFLKGDTNIRYLLQHNNHIWDEWAFERYVKSTDYTGPDMTDFGRRAVTDPEFNDVYQVELKKFCDNILENEEFAAKYGELGNIYGSQWRNWRTSTGETIDQLKDVIEMIKTTPDSRRLLVSAWNPEDVPSMALPPCHTMFQFYVADGKLSCQLYQRSADVFLGVPFNIASYALLTHLIAHETGLEVGDFVHTLGDAHLYSNHFEQMKTQLERDIRNFPTLVLNTEKTSVFDFDVEDITVEGYDPHPSIKAPIAV; this is translated from the coding sequence ATGGAAAAAAGTTATTTAGAACTTGGAGAAAAGATTTTAGCAACAGGTGCTGTTAAGACCGATCGTACCGGAACGGGGACTCAAAGTATATTTGGTCATCAAATGCGTTTTGATTTAAGTAAAGGATTTCCGTTATTAACAACCAAACGTGTGCCGTTCGGTTTAATTAAAAGCGAATTACTATGGTTCTTAAAAGGTGACACTAATATTCGTTATCTACTACAACACAACAATCACATCTGGGATGAGTGGGCTTTTGAACGTTATGTAAAAAGCACTGATTATACAGGTCCTGATATGACAGATTTTGGTCGTCGTGCAGTAACAGACCCTGAATTTAATGATGTTTATCAAGTTGAACTAAAAAAATTCTGTGATAACATCCTTGAAAATGAAGAATTTGCTGCTAAATATGGGGAGCTAGGAAATATTTACGGCTCACAATGGCGCAACTGGCGCACAAGCACTGGTGAAACGATTGACCAATTGAAAGATGTTATTGAAATGATTAAAACAACACCTGACTCACGTCGTTTATTAGTTTCAGCTTGGAATCCTGAAGATGTCCCATCAATGGCGTTACCACCATGTCATACAATGTTCCAATTTTACGTGGCAGATGGTAAGTTGAGTTGTCAACTATATCAACGTAGTGCCGATGTCTTCCTAGGTGTGCCGTTTAATATTGCTAGTTATGCTTTATTAACGCATTTGATTGCTCATGAAACAGGTCTTGAAGTGGGTGATTTCGTTCATACATTAGGTGATGCTCATTTATATAGTAATCACTTTGAACAAATGAAAACGCAACTTGAAAGAGATATTCGCAATTTCCCGACTTTAGTTTTAAACACGGAAAAAACATCTGTTTTTGATTTTGATGTAGAAGATATTACAGTTGAAGGTTATGATCCACATCCTTCAATCAAAGCACCGATTGCGGTGTAA
- a CDS encoding dihydrofolate reductase gives MLAAIWAQDLNGLIGKESKLPWHLPNDLAFFKRTTEGHTIVMGRTTFEGMGKRALPNRQTVVLTSDKSYVADNAIVMHSSDEVLAYAEKYDGTTFITGGSKVYQQFLPLCDRLYRTVIESEFEGDAYFPDLNLMGWSLIDTTENEPDEKNKFAHRFEIFEK, from the coding sequence ATGTTAGCAGCTATTTGGGCACAAGATTTAAATGGCTTAATTGGAAAAGAAAGTAAATTGCCATGGCATTTACCGAATGATTTAGCATTCTTCAAAAGAACGACAGAAGGTCATACTATAGTTATGGGGCGGACGACTTTTGAAGGTATGGGCAAACGCGCCTTACCAAATCGTCAAACGGTTGTTCTAACATCGGATAAATCATACGTAGCTGACAATGCCATTGTGATGCACAGCAGTGATGAAGTTTTAGCCTATGCTGAAAAATATGATGGCACAACGTTTATTACAGGTGGTTCTAAAGTCTACCAACAGTTTTTACCGTTATGTGACCGTTTGTATCGGACGGTTATCGAGTCGGAATTTGAGGGCGATGCTTATTTCCCTGATTTAAACTTAATGGGTTGGTCATTAATAGATACAACTGAAAATGAACCTGATGAGAAAAATAAATTTGCTCATCGTTTTGAAATTTTTGAAAAATAA
- the asnB gene encoding asparagine synthase (glutamine-hydrolyzing) — protein sequence MCGIVGFVNAKDNKSAIIEDMMSTIVHRGPNSSGEFCDDQVALGFRRLSIVDLSGGSQPIFNEDDSKVIIFNGEIYNYKELREDLIAKGHTFKTTADTEVILHGYEEYGVDIVKQLRGMFAFAIWDRNTQELFGARDHFGIKPYYYAEMNGTFMFGSEIKSFLKHPDFNKELNKEALKPYMTFQYSALEETFFKDVYRIPEGHYYTYKNGQLTIEKYWDAEFTEDKMSFEEAVDLIEEAVSESVEAHKTGEVNIGAFLSSGVDSSYVAAVLRPENTYSIGFGDESYNESHEAKRLSDKLGLNNTSKVVTGEEAFDYFPLIQYHLDEPDSNPSCVPLYFLAEMAVKTSTICFSGEGADELFAGYQNYGFNTRSKPVRVLAEQLKKLPKSARYSIARSIKKAPDFKGSMHLYTSLAPAEDFFIGQAEVFKNNDADEFLTADYQNSVSTKEIVDRQYKKVKDLSEVKKMQYLDLHQWMPKDILLKADKLSMAHSLELRVPLLDVRMMELAQRIPTKHLLNAENTKYAFRKAANRHLPDEWADREKLGFPVPIKDWLRTEKFYQQVREIFSQDFVSEFFDQAKIIELLDDNYNEKNDERRKIWTIFTFLTWYKIYFIDGEKPTVA from the coding sequence ATGTGCGGAATTGTTGGATTTGTAAATGCTAAAGACAATAAATCAGCGATTATTGAAGATATGATGAGTACAATCGTTCACCGTGGACCGAATAGTTCTGGTGAATTTTGTGATGACCAAGTTGCCCTAGGTTTCCGTCGTCTAAGTATTGTTGATTTAAGTGGTGGGTCACAACCAATTTTTAACGAAGATGATAGTAAAGTCATCATTTTTAATGGTGAGATTTACAATTATAAAGAGTTACGTGAAGATTTAATTGCTAAAGGCCATACGTTTAAAACGACGGCTGATACGGAAGTTATCTTACACGGATATGAAGAATATGGTGTTGATATTGTCAAACAATTGCGTGGTATGTTTGCTTTTGCCATTTGGGATCGCAACACTCAAGAATTATTTGGTGCTCGTGACCACTTCGGTATCAAACCTTATTATTACGCTGAAATGAATGGAACATTTATGTTTGGTTCAGAGATCAAGAGTTTCTTAAAACACCCTGATTTCAACAAAGAATTAAATAAAGAAGCGTTAAAACCATATATGACATTCCAATATTCAGCTTTAGAAGAAACATTCTTCAAAGATGTTTATCGTATTCCAGAAGGTCATTATTACACGTATAAAAATGGTCAGTTAACGATTGAAAAATATTGGGATGCTGAATTCACTGAAGATAAGATGTCATTTGAAGAAGCTGTTGATTTAATTGAAGAAGCAGTATCAGAATCAGTTGAAGCTCATAAAACAGGTGAGGTTAATATCGGAGCTTTCTTATCAAGCGGGGTAGACTCAAGTTATGTAGCGGCGGTATTACGTCCAGAAAATACGTATTCAATCGGTTTCGGTGATGAGTCTTATAATGAGTCTCACGAAGCGAAACGTTTATCTGACAAATTAGGTTTAAACAACACATCTAAAGTTGTAACCGGTGAAGAAGCCTTTGATTATTTCCCATTAATCCAATACCACTTAGATGAGCCAGATTCAAACCCTTCATGTGTGCCGCTTTATTTCTTAGCTGAAATGGCTGTTAAAACATCGACGATTTGTTTCTCTGGTGAAGGTGCCGATGAATTATTTGCTGGTTACCAAAATTATGGTTTTAACACACGTTCTAAACCTGTTCGTGTTTTAGCAGAACAATTGAAAAAATTACCTAAATCAGCTCGCTATTCAATTGCGCGCTCAATTAAAAAAGCACCTGATTTCAAAGGTAGTATGCACTTGTATACATCACTTGCGCCAGCTGAAGATTTCTTCATTGGACAAGCGGAAGTTTTCAAAAACAATGATGCTGATGAATTCTTAACTGCTGATTATCAAAATAGTGTATCGACAAAAGAAATCGTTGATCGTCAATACAAAAAAGTTAAAGACTTATCTGAAGTTAAAAAAATGCAATACTTAGATTTACACCAATGGATGCCGAAAGACATCTTATTGAAAGCTGATAAATTAAGCATGGCTCATTCATTAGAGTTACGTGTGCCGTTATTAGATGTCCGTATGATGGAATTAGCGCAACGCATTCCAACAAAACACTTGTTGAATGCTGAAAATACTAAATATGCATTCCGTAAAGCTGCGAATCGTCACTTGCCAGATGAGTGGGCGGATCGTGAAAAACTTGGTTTCCCAGTTCCAATCAAAGATTGGTTGAGAACAGAGAAGTTCTACCAACAAGTTCGTGAGATTTTCTCTCAAGACTTTGTTTCAGAATTCTTTGACCAAGCTAAAATTATTGAATTATTAGATGATAACTACAACGAGAAAAATGATGAACGTCGTAAAATTTGGACAATCTTCACATTCTTAACGTGGTATAAAATCTATTTCATTGATGGCGAAAAACCAACTGTTGCTTAA
- a CDS encoding UDP-N-acetylmuramoyl-L-alanyl-D-glutamate--L-lysine ligase translates to MLSFNQMINLLTEHQLLKEYISNGVWHFTPTADLDDKTIKHITYDSRAVTEGSLFFCKGLAFKVDYLEQALAQGASFYVTEKNYELETDAIGIVVTDIKKAMAVISMAFYNYPQDDLKIIAYTGTKGKTTAAYFSKFILDVATQSKTALLSTMETILDGKTATKSLLTTPEAVDLYRMMAEAVSNGMTHLVMEVSSQAYKTQRVYGLDFDVAIFLNISEDHIGTIEHPDFDDYFYCKRQLMTHAKEVIINRNSDFVEIIEEVSQQAGANVTTYGDDSVEADYTFVSSAEGKGKFVVTSTQDSLNLSGDYQINLLGDFNQGNALSAMIATALVGATSESMITGLELAKVPGRMDTVTTNKGVPIYVDFAHNLLSLQTLLSFVKKEHADRRLVVVIGSTGGKGESRRKDFGNVLSELADVAILTSDDPGTESAKDIAAEIESYLSDRVERLTELNRAFAIKHALETATEKDVIVLAGKGSDKYQVIGTERTPYEGDLEIATKLIEGGL, encoded by the coding sequence ATGTTATCGTTTAACCAAATGATTAATTTATTAACTGAACATCAGTTGTTAAAAGAATATATTTCGAACGGCGTATGGCACTTTACGCCAACTGCAGACTTAGATGATAAAACTATTAAACATATCACTTACGATTCGCGAGCTGTTACAGAAGGTAGTTTGTTCTTCTGTAAAGGTTTAGCTTTCAAGGTGGACTATTTAGAACAAGCGTTAGCGCAGGGAGCTAGTTTCTATGTGACTGAAAAGAATTATGAACTTGAGACGGACGCTATCGGGATTGTTGTAACAGACATCAAAAAAGCAATGGCTGTTATTAGTATGGCCTTTTATAATTATCCTCAAGACGATTTAAAAATTATTGCCTACACGGGAACAAAAGGTAAAACTACAGCTGCTTACTTCTCTAAATTTATTTTAGATGTAGCGACACAATCAAAAACAGCATTGCTTTCAACAATGGAAACAATTTTAGATGGTAAAACTGCAACTAAATCACTATTAACAACACCAGAAGCTGTCGATTTATATCGAATGATGGCAGAGGCTGTTTCAAATGGCATGACCCACTTGGTGATGGAAGTATCGTCGCAAGCTTACAAAACACAACGTGTTTATGGTTTGGATTTTGATGTGGCGATTTTCTTAAATATTTCAGAGGATCATATTGGTACGATTGAACATCCAGATTTTGATGATTATTTCTATTGCAAACGTCAACTTATGACACATGCTAAAGAAGTCATTATTAATCGCAACTCAGATTTTGTTGAGATTATCGAAGAAGTGAGTCAACAAGCAGGGGCTAATGTGACAACGTATGGTGATGACTCAGTGGAAGCTGATTACACATTTGTATCATCAGCAGAAGGTAAAGGAAAATTCGTTGTGACGTCGACCCAGGATTCGTTAAACCTTTCAGGTGATTATCAAATCAACCTTTTAGGTGACTTTAATCAAGGGAATGCTTTGAGCGCAATGATTGCTACTGCCTTAGTTGGTGCAACATCGGAATCTATGATAACTGGTTTAGAATTAGCTAAAGTGCCAGGTCGCATGGATACAGTGACAACTAATAAAGGTGTTCCAATCTACGTCGACTTTGCACATAACTTGTTAAGTCTACAGACTTTACTAAGTTTCGTAAAAAAAGAACATGCTGATCGCCGACTAGTCGTTGTTATTGGTAGTACCGGTGGCAAAGGGGAATCACGTCGGAAAGATTTCGGAAATGTGTTATCAGAGTTGGCAGATGTTGCTATCTTAACAAGTGACGACCCAGGAACTGAATCTGCTAAAGATATCGCGGCAGAAATTGAATCGTATTTATCAGATCGGGTAGAACGTCTAACTGAATTGAACCGCGCTTTTGCGATTAAACATGCTCTTGAAACAGCAACGGAAAAAGATGTAATTGTTTTAGCTGGTAAAGGATCAGATAAGTATCAAGTTATTGGAACAGAGAGAACGCCCTATGAAGGGGATTTAGAAATCGCAACTAAGTTAATCGAAGGTGGGTTATAA
- a CDS encoding carboxylate--amine ligase yields MTETIKNKFQPILLGSDINVYGMARSFYEEFGVISEAYSSAALAPTKHSKLVNVNVFPGFHEDPTFIETIRKIVKQRPKNDVQYVLIPCGDGYAELVSKHREELSKDFICTAIDHELFMTLANKVSFYETCEKYNLPYPKTLIVTQDMVKEGESLKVPFDFPVALKPADSVMYLDADFEGRKKAFTIKDQAEFDLILGRVYNAGYTAEMICQDFIPGDDSNMRVLNAYVDKDSNVRMMCLGHPLLEDPTPDAIGNYVVIAPDYNDDIYKRIKSFLETINYTGFANFDMKYDPRDGEYKLFEMNLRQGRSSFYVTLNGYNLSRYIIQDRVLDIPFEETIYGNGDMLWMGVPKKIFTTYVKPSEAKDKANQMIKDGKWGTTVFYKKDASPKRFALMKYSFHLYHKRYKQYFKENKG; encoded by the coding sequence ATGACAGAAACAATTAAAAATAAATTTCAACCAATTTTATTAGGTAGTGATATTAATGTTTATGGGATGGCTCGTTCTTTTTATGAAGAATTCGGCGTTATTTCTGAAGCCTATTCATCAGCTGCTTTAGCACCAACTAAACACAGTAAACTTGTGAATGTTAATGTCTTTCCGGGTTTCCACGAAGATCCAACATTTATTGAAACCATTCGCAAAATTGTGAAACAACGTCCTAAAAATGACGTTCAATATGTTTTAATTCCTTGTGGAGATGGTTATGCAGAGTTAGTGTCTAAACATCGTGAAGAGTTATCAAAAGATTTTATTTGTACAGCGATTGATCATGAACTGTTTATGACTTTAGCAAATAAAGTAAGTTTCTATGAAACTTGCGAGAAATACAATTTACCATATCCTAAAACATTAATCGTTACCCAAGACATGGTTAAAGAAGGTGAATCATTAAAAGTTCCTTTCGACTTCCCAGTAGCGCTTAAACCAGCTGATAGCGTGATGTATTTAGATGCTGATTTTGAAGGACGTAAAAAAGCGTTCACTATCAAAGATCAAGCAGAATTCGATTTAATTTTAGGTCGTGTTTACAACGCTGGTTACACGGCTGAAATGATTTGCCAAGACTTTATTCCTGGTGATGATTCAAACATGCGCGTGTTAAATGCTTATGTTGATAAAGACAGTAACGTTCGTATGATGTGTCTAGGTCATCCTTTATTAGAAGATCCAACACCAGATGCCATCGGTAACTATGTTGTTATTGCTCCAGATTATAATGATGATATCTACAAACGTATTAAATCATTCTTAGAAACGATTAACTATACTGGTTTCGCTAACTTCGATATGAAGTACGACCCTCGTGATGGCGAATACAAATTATTCGAAATGAACTTACGTCAAGGACGTAGTAGTTTCTATGTGACATTAAATGGTTATAACTTATCGCGTTACATCATTCAAGATCGTGTTTTAGATATTCCGTTCGAAGAAACAATTTACGGAAATGGCGACATGTTATGGATGGGTGTTCCGAAGAAAATCTTTACAACATACGTTAAACCGAGCGAAGCTAAAGACAAAGCAAACCAGATGATTAAAGATGGTAAATGGGGGACAACAGTCTTTTATAAAAAAGATGCTAGTCCTAAACGTTTTGCATTGATGAAATACAGCTTCCACTTGTATCACAAGCGTTATAAACAATACTTTAAAGAAAATAAGGGGTAG
- a CDS encoding aspartate/glutamate racemase family protein has protein sequence MKNFFTILGGMGTLASESFVRVLNERTVAKTDQDYLNYILVNHAKIPDRTAYILGKSTESPVAALMEDLKQQDQLNPDFFVLTCNTAHTFYEELTAVTETPIFHMPRLAAETVQANYKKKGEAVKVCLLATLGTVDSGVYAKEFESVEGYDLVLPDEDLQQEVMNLIYRDIKEHKFLNESLFKDILEQVTTTLGCDVAILGCTELSLMNEVTKHRYPVVDAQSVLIDETIKQAKK, from the coding sequence ATGAAAAACTTCTTTACTATTTTAGGCGGAATGGGTACTTTAGCAAGCGAGAGCTTTGTAAGAGTGCTAAATGAACGAACAGTTGCCAAAACTGACCAAGATTATTTGAATTATATTTTAGTTAATCATGCGAAAATTCCTGATCGTACTGCCTATATTTTAGGGAAGTCGACAGAGAGTCCAGTCGCTGCATTGATGGAAGATTTAAAACAACAAGATCAATTAAATCCGGATTTTTTTGTTCTAACATGTAACACAGCTCACACATTTTATGAGGAATTGACTGCTGTGACGGAGACGCCAATCTTCCACATGCCTCGTTTAGCTGCTGAAACCGTTCAAGCAAACTATAAAAAAAAGGGTGAGGCAGTCAAAGTTTGTTTACTAGCAACTTTAGGGACTGTTGATTCCGGCGTTTACGCTAAAGAGTTTGAGTCAGTAGAAGGTTATGACTTAGTTCTACCTGATGAGGATTTACAACAAGAAGTGATGAACTTAATTTATCGTGATATCAAAGAGCATAAGTTCTTAAACGAATCATTATTCAAAGATATTTTAGAACAAGTAACTACAACATTAGGTTGTGATGTAGCTATTCTAGGATGTACAGAACTATCATTGATGAACGAAGTGACAAAACATCGCTACCCAGTTGTTGATGCGCAATCAGTTTTAATTGATGAAACGATTAAACAAGCCAAAAAATAA
- the trhA gene encoding PAQR family membrane homeostasis protein TrhA — protein MEKYSKKYEITHEVLNAVTHGIGFGLSVAGLVLLIVKGVQLHSPIHIVAYSIYGASLILLFLASTLFHSLTFTKAEKVFQVFDHSSIYLLIAGTYTPYCLLTIKGVLGWSLFIIIWLLAIIGIVYKSIYLSKKGNSVVILYILMGWLCLVAVKPLYEGLGFNGTTLLVAGGVTYSLGAIVYKFQQIKYMHLIWHFFVLAAAILMFFSIYLYT, from the coding sequence ATGGAAAAATATTCTAAGAAATACGAAATAACGCATGAAGTTTTAAATGCTGTGACACACGGTATCGGCTTTGGTTTAAGTGTAGCAGGACTTGTTCTCTTGATCGTTAAAGGAGTTCAACTACACTCACCAATACATATTGTTGCTTACTCGATTTATGGTGCTAGCTTGATTTTATTATTCCTTGCTTCCACTCTTTTCCATTCTTTAACCTTTACAAAAGCTGAAAAAGTCTTTCAAGTTTTTGACCATAGCTCCATATACTTGTTAATTGCGGGAACCTACACTCCTTATTGTTTACTCACTATTAAAGGAGTTCTAGGCTGGTCACTCTTTATCATCATTTGGTTACTAGCGATTATTGGCATTGTCTATAAGTCCATTTATTTAAGTAAAAAAGGGAACTCTGTTGTTATCTTATATATACTAATGGGCTGGCTTTGTTTAGTTGCTGTTAAACCATTGTATGAAGGTTTAGGATTTAACGGAACAACTTTACTTGTTGCCGGTGGCGTTACCTATAGCTTAGGAGCTATTGTTTATAAATTTCAACAAATTAAGTATATGCACTTAATTTGGCATTTCTTTGTTTTAGCAGCTGCAATCCTCATGTTCTTTTCAATTTATTTATACACATAA
- a CDS encoding DegV family protein, translated as MSKVKIVTDSSCNMVEGLAKKLNIEIISLSTMIDGVIYKDMDLTGKEFMTMMEGAEALPKTSQPPIGEFVELYDKLGEDGSDIVSIHMTDLISGTVNTAEQAAQISQSNVTVINSHFTDQGLAFQVIEAAEMAEAGATAEEIIAKVENVRENTELYIGVASLDNMVKGGRLSRATGVITNLFNIRVVMQVLPESMETLVKGRGAKAFTKWFNELKETLANEPAIKKIAITHADGLETVTKFKEELQTMYPDMEIPVLDASSIIATHTGKGAFAIMFYKD; from the coding sequence ATGTCTAAGGTAAAAATTGTTACGGATTCTTCATGTAACATGGTTGAAGGACTAGCAAAAAAATTAAATATTGAAATCATCTCATTGTCAACGATGATTGATGGCGTTATTTATAAAGACATGGATTTAACAGGAAAAGAGTTCATGACAATGATGGAAGGGGCTGAAGCACTTCCAAAGACAAGCCAACCACCAATTGGTGAGTTTGTTGAATTGTATGACAAACTTGGTGAAGATGGTAGTGATATCGTTTCTATCCACATGACTGATTTAATTAGCGGGACAGTTAATACTGCAGAACAAGCAGCTCAAATTTCTCAAAGTAATGTGACAGTCATTAATAGTCACTTTACAGACCAAGGATTAGCATTCCAAGTAATTGAAGCTGCTGAAATGGCAGAAGCTGGTGCTACAGCAGAAGAAATTATTGCTAAAGTTGAAAATGTTAGAGAAAATACTGAATTATATATTGGGGTAGCTTCATTAGATAACATGGTAAAAGGTGGCCGTTTGAGTCGTGCAACTGGTGTCATCACTAACTTATTTAACATTCGCGTAGTCATGCAAGTCTTACCTGAAAGCATGGAAACTCTTGTTAAAGGTCGTGGAGCCAAAGCTTTTACTAAATGGTTTAACGAATTAAAAGAAACGTTAGCCAATGAACCTGCTATTAAAAAAATTGCTATTACACATGCTGACGGCTTAGAAACTGTTACAAAATTCAAAGAAGAATTACAAACTATGTACCCAGATATGGAAATTCCTGTTTTGGATGCTTCATCAATTATTGCCACTCATACTGGTAAAGGTGCATTCGCGATCATGTTCTATAAAGATTAA